The following nucleotide sequence is from Aspergillus luchuensis IFO 4308 DNA, chromosome 1, nearly complete sequence.
CAACGCTTCAACCTCAAGCCATTTTTGCCCCATATCTTCAGGGAATCCAGCCTAGACAGAGACAATGGATACGAGAGTGACAGGGAAAGCACCAATGCCCCAGTCCGGACCTCACCGGCGCTTTCACAACTGAGTCATCAAGCAGAGACGCCCAAGTCATCGCTAACGTCAAGTTCTTCGCCGCCTATTGACGACCATGGTTGGCACATGGTGGTAAAGAAGCATTCGAAAACTAAGATCAGAAAGGACGAAAGATCAGTGCAGCGGCCGAGATTTCCCCGTAATATCAAGGGCTCCCAGCCGGCAGCTCCAGTCTTAAAAATTTTTCCTGTCGAAGGGAGAAGTGCTTCAAGCAGCACGCTGGGTAAAAGTCGGAGAAGCTCTTTTGCATCCGCGTCGGAGGCACTCACAGCTGTACAGCACTCCAGTCCTCCCCACTCTCACGAGGATATTACAGCTATCACGAAGCGAGGTACTGGCCGGTCATCTTTGAACAAAGAGAATGCTCCAACATATGCTACAGTAGCAGCCAGGCATACTCAGGATGGAGAGTTGAACTCAAAGAAACGATCATCCTCGACACCGGGAGGCAATAGTAGACCGGCGCTTCTGTCACTGCAGAACAAATCATCTGGCGAGTCGCTGCAGAGCCGTTCTAGCAATGCACATCCATCGCCACTTTCAGCGGAGTTCAAGCCTGATCGTATGACCCAGTCGACCTACAGTGAGCCTGATCAAGGTTACTTGCAACATCGACTCAATGCCATGGATCTGGGAATAGCGCAGGAGTCTCAGTACCGGACTCGTCACTTGTCCACTGTACGACCAATAGCACCTCCGGCGGGGGACATGTCTGCCAGTACACCGTCTATTCTGACATATATCCCTCCGCCCCCTCCACTGCCATTTGAAGGGAACATCGAGGTTACGGTACCACGACGTGTGGGTGTGGCCCAACCAAGCTCCATGGGACCATCACCGAGTCCAGCGAGGCCAGTCGCCCACCCATCTGCATTCATGCCAGGTATCTCACCCCCGAGCTCTCTGGCTACTGAACCGCTTGTTGGGTATTCCTCAGAACCCGCTCCGGAGCCGATGACGCGAAACCAATCCGCACAGTCACATCAGTCCTGGTCAACCGAGCCGGTTCGGTATCCGCCGCGCTTCTCTCCACTCCCAGCTACAACGCCCGCGCAGTCTGTCATAGCCAGTGGTGTTTCACATGTTGTGTCGCCTCCGCACACGGTATCCGGGGCAGGAAGCTGGGTCGCGGACATACCGCAACAGGggcaaccaccaccagcggtCAGTTCTCGTCAGCCGGAGGTAGCTTACGCTGCACAGGCACAAATCCGACCCATCAACACACTGGATGGCCACGTCGCTGCCATGGACCCTTTATGGTCGACAGAGCCCGCTTCGACACTGCATTTCGGGGCCCATCGTGTGGATGTGCGTGACGCCCGGCAGCGGCTGGGTGGGCGTGTTCATTATCCCGCACATCTGCCATCAGCAATTCCAGGGTATCCCATGTACCACCCGAACTCGTCCGGGCCATTGATCCCGCATGAGATGGCAATTCCAGTGTCAGATTCTCACGGACTGCGAGCGCGGAGCGGCAGCTCACCCCCTCACCCTGACTTTGACGGATTTAGCATGAGTCAATGATCAATGAGACGAAAACTGATATCTGTGAGTAAACTATCGGAATCACATACAATCATACAGATGTTGGTAAAGAGACGGCAAAGGAAAgttaaagaaagaaaaaggcaaaaaataaaaatctagaaatgaAAGTGACGAACcgtgatgatgaatatgtGACGGATTAATTAGGAGACAGCACAAGCACCTGGAGTTTCGGTTTTTGTGTTCTAGTTTCATGGCCATGCATTTCTGGAGCAGGAGATAGGAAGATAAGTGATAGCATTTAGAGGTGTTGGTagaagaaggatatcacCGTACGGGAGGGAGCATTGCATTGGCGTTTGTTAGTGTTAATCGGATAACGCGACTGAACATTTGAATCTCTCTCTGTGCCTTtcgtttatttttttttccttattattttttgtgATTTGTGAGAAAACTAACCAGTCCATCAGCATGCTCTTGCATGAGATAGTACCCGCTGGCTGTTGCGCCGCGTTGAGATCTGTGAGCGCAACAGCCAGCGGGTCACCGACCAGGGGAAGGATGCACTAGAGGACGATCGCGACGGTATCCGGACTGggtttgtggtggtggatcgGGCGGGAACCAAAGCGCGCCTTGGTCACCATCAACGCTAATCCTAATCGAGACTTGCAGTGACAGCCCATCGACGTAAGAGATACATAATAACCAGGTCGCCTTTGGTGATGACGTCTTTGAGCAGTTCAACCAGCTATAAAGGTTCTCGATGCCAGCATCATGGAGGTTTTGACAATTCGAACATTGGTTACCATATCATCAGTCTACTTGACCACTACAGTCTAATCTACTTCTGACCTCTACATCATCCGACCCTCAATCCCATCAACTTGAATACCTTACAATCCACCATGTCTTTCCTCGCCCGCATTGCTCCCGCTGCTCGCACAGCTTCGCTGTCTCTCCGACCTACCACTACTCCCGCTCTCTCTGTCGGGGCTACCCGCTCGATCTCCGCCACTGCCCGTCGAGACAAGGGTCCCATCGATGCCACCAAGGAGACCCTGAAGAAGGCTGACCGCAAGGTTTCGGACGCCGCTGTGAAGGGCATTGAAGTGGGAGGTATGTAGACTACTAGACCCCATTGTTCAGGATTCCCGCTCATCATGATGTGCAGAAAACGCCGCCGAGAAGGTCAAGGGCACCGTTAGCAGCACCGCCTCtgaggccaaggccaagacCGACGAACTGTCTGGTGAAGCATCCCAAGTGGccggcaagggcaagggcaaggctGAAGAGACACTCGGTACTGCTAAGGGCAAGGCAcaggaagctgctggagaggtcaagggcaaggccaagGAAACTGCTGGACGGTTTTAGACAAGGCCCCGGATGGAGACACTAAACATACGCTTGACGACCTGCATGAAATGATCCAGATGGGGATCAATAAATCTGTACTATTATAGTTTTAGTTAATGCATTGGAATGAACGATCCATAAGCAAGGAGTGGGGTGTTGTTTTTCGCCGATGAGATTAGATTCGTCAGGCAGGCTTAGTGTTTAGTAGTAGCGCCACCCGAACGGAATCTGGGGTTTTGAAGGTTAATTTCTACTTCCGCATTCCATGgtccggaagaagaacagtATAGCCTCGAGATAAACTATCTAGTAAACAGAAACAGTGCATTTCCTTCATTATTCTCAGCGGCAACGGAACCGTTGGTGCCCGTGCTGTGCCTGCGTCATGCGGACCCATCGTCTCCCTCCACTTTGTTGAGCCGAGGCTTTTCTTCTGGGTCTGTCGGAGGTTCGCTGCCCTTTTCGGCTTTCTTCAATTTATGCCACTTTTGCCCccttatctttttctttcttttccacaCCTACAACCTTTTCTCGTTCGACTTTCTCTTTCCGTCGGGGATTGGTCTTTCtgttatttgctttttctttttttttattggcGAGTCGGTCTTCACTCTTTGATTATTCTGCGTTCTCCATTTCGCAGGTTACAGTCTGCGATCATGAGCAAACTAGACAACCCCCTCGGCCTGTTGGCGGCAATCCTCGTGCGAGTTCCCCTCATTTTCAAAACCATTCTCCTACATGCCATTCGTATGTCGCCAGTTACGGGGAAACAAGACCTGCGCACCGAGTTGACTGTCGCTATCATTCGCTCATTCCTCGTTTTTAGCTCGCCCGTCGGCAAGCAGCAAAGAGATAGCATGCGCGACCCCGGTATTAAGGGTCCCATGTGGGTGTCCAAGGTGACATTCCCCAAGCCAGAAGAGGATGTCCAGGATGCGGTTATTAAAGCCATTGAAGACCTGAAGAAGGGCGACGAAACTTATAATATCCCTGGAGTAACCCCGCTTGAGGCAGAGTGGACGGGGTATCGGAGCGGCGTGCACAAGAATGCGCCGCAGCCGGATATCTCGGAAGAAGCCAAGTatgaggagctgaagaaggaggcgaaggaggatatGGTGATTTTGTATCTCCATGGAGGAGCGTATTTGTAAGTTGCCCTCAATGCTGTCTGGGAGGTTTGTCTTAAATACTGACGTTTTGGATGTGAAGCCTTTGCGACCCGTGCACCCATCGCCCGCTCGTCGCTCAGCTGTCGAAACGAACCAGTGCCCGTGTTCTATCGGTGCGCTACCGTCTTGCGCCTCAGAATCCGTTCCCTGCTGCTCTCGTTGATGCCCTTACTGCATACCTTGCGCTCGTCTCCCCGCCTCCGGGCTCTCTTCACGAGCCCGTCGCGCCGAACAAGATCATCGTCTCCGGTGATTCAGCCGGAGGAAACCTTTGTCTCGTTTTGCTCCAAACGCTCCTCACACTCCGTCGCGTCTGTCCTACCGTCCGCTTTCATGGACGTGATGTCCCCATCGAACTTCCCGCCGGCCTAGCTATCAGCTCCCCTTGGTGCGACATCACTCGCTCTATGCCATCCGTCCACCACAACTCGGTCTACGACTTCCTGAGTCCTCCCACCCAGGATCCTGAAACAGCCTACCGCCCACTTGCTGTGCCTGAAGACGACGTCTGGCCTGTCAAGCCACCTCGTGTGGACCTCTACACGAACGCCAGCGCCCTTTTGCACCCACTCGTCAGCCCGGTGGCCGGCCGCGATGAGATTTGGAAAGGCGCACCGCCGGTGTTCATCTCCATGGGCGAGGAAGGTCTTACAGATGAGGGACTTGTTGTTGCCCGCAAAATGCACCGGGTTGGCGTCCCTGTGATTGTCGAGCAATTCGAAGGTATGCCGCATGTTTTCGGACAGGTCTTCTTGGGCACGCCTTCGTCTCGTCGCTTCTTGGACGACACGGCGCAGTTCTGTCGTGATGTCATGGCTGGCAAAATTACTGCCGATACCCCTACTCCGGCGAAGATTACCTTTATTGGATACAAGTTGCAGTCGGTTCGTGAGATTCCGCTCGAAACCGCTGTTCCTTTGACGGATGAAGAGGTGGATGCGGTTTTGGAGAAGGGTAAGCAGTGGcggttggagggggagaaacTCCTGGAAcgggagtgggtggagaaggcgaagctATAGATTACTTTGAATGGGCTATACCATGAACCTGGCGTTTGAGGATTGATTTGCTATACCCTGCTTATTTATAGACTtgctgtatatatatgctTTTTAGATGGATGTACATGCATACGATGGTACATAGAATACTTTATCTTGGCACCGCatcaattattattctgaacTTGAAGCACCCAATAGAATCCTTCTCAAATGAATCCATCATGATCGGAAGTAATAGAATGGTCCCTCCTGTTTCTTTGCGGCAATCAAACCCCCAACTAATTTGACATTTCTATCCAGAAGACCGAACCAGTACCAATCACTCCCCTTGCAGGTAAAATACTTGAAATCTCTGAATTTACGCCAGCATTGAAAAGCTCACTAGAATATAGAGGCAACACCGGCATCCAAACACATCCCCATGGCTGCTTCATTTCTTGCAGACATTCTAAATGCCCAGGCAGCTTCCCTAGGTATCTCAGCTAAGATCTAATCGTCTGGATATGGCTGTTAGACGAGTATAgatctaatataaatttcaGCGCAGTGCCAgtcactttcttctttggccCAGACATCGCGGTCAGTATCACCCAGAAACCTCTGCTAAATGGATCTGCTCGACTTGCTGTAAATTAGTGTAGCGAACAGACAATTCTTGGGCGCCCGATGCTGCATTCGATCTGTAGAGTTTTGAGTCCTTCAAAAAAGACAACTAGTTATTGATAGCCACATCTCCTTTTTTCCCCATAAGCTCGagagttatttttataaggtCTCTAACCATCTTGTGAGACAATTTATAATAGCAATAGGCTGCCCTGCGGAGATGATGACCTTAGCCAGATGGacgagatggagaggattTTCGGTGTCCCAAGGCCCAAATGTGGCCAGGGctagaaaattattagtGTCAGCTTCATCCTTGTAGTACTCAAGCAGCTTTTGGTGGAACCTCGCGAAGGTGAGAAAGTATACTTTCACACAAGCTCCAGCCCTGTGGCTCCTTTTACCCCTGCTGCGTATGTTTGTCTGGACTGCCTCGTCGCACTTTGATTCCCGGCAACACGGTGATATAATGTATCTATCCCATCTATTGTCGACAGATGGCGTGGGTTATGCACAGACAACCTGCTTCGGAGTTGTTGTCTACTTCATATTAACGCGAAAGAGTATCAATATGATCATGTTGCGCACACTTCTGTCTTGCGTAAATGATAAAGAGATTGCCGAGCTAGtcagacaacaacatccaaGATGAGCTATGATGGCATACATCCTGTTGCAAGAtttggtgggttggttgtaTCTTATGTTTGCCCGACTGATAGTAGAACTGTTCATTTTGTTCGATAAGGTAGAGAAAGCAACGTGACTAGTGCCTTTGAACAAGCCTTGTTTATATGCATCTTAGCACGCCGATATAATATGAACaaggtttctttttctctccatgGTACTCGCAACCCATGCCACGAGCTCTGCCAACTCTGTCCCACAGTATGCTCTGCTTCCttcatgaagatgaagaaactTACCGCGAAGACACCTTTAGTGCTTCTTCTAGCAAGGCAGCCATCTGGCATGATAGATGAGAACAGAGTTGTGGTTCAATCCACATATACCGTTCCGAGAAGGATTGGTCTGTACTGAGCTTTAATGAATACAATGAACGGTGTAACGATTGATGGATTGTGGGAAATTCATGCAATAAACCTCAAGGAAGGTAGTtagtggatgtggtggtgatttcTACAGTAACTAGCAGAAGTAACAATGTTGGCAACACTAGATGTAGTGGTGAGGATAGTGCTCGCCAGATCTGCCAGTTCAGTCTGACACTGATAGTTGATCTCCATAGTAACGGAATGCCCTAAATCTGGGAGTGTTTTCGCGACCTCTGTAAGCTGTCTGAGGAAACGAaaggagaagaccaagaattTGTGTCATCCTCCACCCGTCTCGGCTACAGAAGCCTGAATAGCAAAGTCGGATATTGTTTGTTCTTACAGCTAAACTGGAACGAAGAATGCTGGTTATTGATGGTTGAGCCTTATTGACATCTCCTTTGTATGTCTCGATGTCGATGAAGAATGATGACAGAAATGCGGATGTCTGGTCGGGCACTTAAGTTGACCAATTTTGACGATTAGGCTGTTTAGCGTAAAGTTCTGAAACATCTTATGCCAACGATAGAGCAAACGGCCGAAACCCTACTGGCCAGGACATAATATGGTATCTCGGTCACCCAAGCATATCATCGAAGGTGGAGTAAGACAGAACGGAGAATATAGAACGGATCGTATGCTGCGTAAGGACAGTTATTGTCTCGTTTATATATCCTCCTTTGAAGGTAAAGACCTAGATATCTGTAATAGACCAGCCCATCATAAAGCCAGCATATATGACCAGTTAGCCATGGTAAAGGCACTTGTCAGAACTGGAATCCTATATGGAGTATCGCAGCCCTATAATGAGGAAAAATCGACGAATCGCTCAATTATTTGACATTGACCATCTGTGGCTGCCAACCTTTCCCAATTCAAAGGCGGCAAGCTTTAACTGATTGTGTGAGGTAGGCAGCTTATACACAGACATAGATCGGGTCGGAAGATGTCATTTTTTCGGTTCTGCACGGAAGATACCATGCAATTTTCGTCCGTACATATTTCGGTGCCCAGATATCCTGACAATATCAAACCACGGTAATGAATGCTAGCTTCTGTGGTTTTCTGACTGTCTCCTGCTCGGATACCGAAATGGTAGGTATGTCCAACCCTCAGCTTTAGGAGCATATCTCCACCGCTCCCCTTGAATACAGAGTAGTCTGTATATGCTGGTTGTCCACGAGAATCATCATATCCTGCTCCGTTTCCATATTATCCCACCCAGTTAATTCAGCTATGGCTATAAAACTAGCTAAGTAATGATGTGATGCCGCTTTCCAGGGGTGTTGTTATCTGCCCTTGAAGCAAGTCTCTATTTTCCAGACAGCTGAATCTGGTCACTTCGTGGGTTGATTCTACCGGCCTTGTCCAGGACTTTTCCTGTCTTCGTTTAGACTGCCGATGAGTTTCTGAGATGTGTCTTGTGGAATTGAACGGACTTCTGTAGTCACTATATTAGAACTTGACCTTGAGTGCCTCAGTGATTCTTAGAAGACTCTCTGCCCATTTGATCCATTAAGTGTGGTGGAACAACAATCAGTATTGGATGCCCTATCAAAAATATCTCTGTGTGTTTCTTAGCCCAGTCCCACTCTTTTTCCAGAGGAATTGTAGCTTTGATTCTGGGATGGTCAGGGCCTTGGTTAAGAAGCCATTCAAATGCTTCCCTATTATTGTGAACCTGGGTACTCCGGCGTATCAAGCCGCCATTTGATCCTTTCCAGCCGGTTAAATATGCTATGTTCGATTAGGTTGTTGGAGTCAGCCCTAATCTTGAAACCCTATTCTAGCTAATTCACCATATTATATGCTAGTGAATCAAACAAATTGTTCTAGAGAAGTCTAGTTGGATCCACCTTGGGTGActtggcttcttcgactttCGGCGTCGGGAACCTGAGAGTATCTGTACATGCTCAAGACAAGAACCTAATGTGCCAGAATAAACTGGCACGTATAAGAAAACCAGGTTTGATACAGAGTTGAGGACATCCTCCTTGTCTTCTAGCCATTTATTTGTTTCCTGCACTCGGAGAAAGCCCCAGCAGGGCTTTGAACTCGTAAGATTTCAATCACAGTGCAGCGGTTGTAGCATTAGAAGCGATGCTGGAATAAATTGAGCGGCTTGTAATGGATATGTGGCTTTGGTCTCGGAAGTTTAATTCGGTCATAGGAATCACAGGGAAACAAGCACCAATAGCCTTGCTTAGATCCTTCTTACTGGGTTTTTCTTGTCACCCTTTCAGTATCTGGGATCTCGATAACGTTATAGAAACCTGCATTGAGGCCTTCATCATTGGCAGAATCAATGCATGCCGCCAATGGGATATGCTCATCAAAGTCGGTGAAGGACACCGTATTTTCCTGTCTAGGTCTTCTGATTGCTGAGGTTACGTAGACGTCCTATGACAAGAGTTGATGCGGTCTCGTCCTATGCCAGGTTTAACCCGAGTAAGCTTCTGCTCGCATTGTGATCGAACATAGACGTATAATTCCCAGTCTGTCTTTTAGAGTGGGCCTTCTAATGGCCAGTCAAATATCGGTGAGCCACTGCAACGTACCTACCCGATTGGGTAGAGtcctctccttttcttcctttagTTAACCctagtaaaagaaaaaatgaaCAACTATCTGCTTTGAATGGATACTCTTCTTCTGTGTTCGTTGTTTAGATCTAGATACGCAGGCGGCGTTTGAAGGCTTCGAGCGTCTCGTTCTCCATTGGTTGAACGAGGTAGGCAAGGTTGTTGTCAAGGCCTTCCCATAGTTCACTTTTCAGGGTCTCTTCGTCCGCCGTGCCGGCAGCTCGCAAGAGAGACGTCTTCTGGACGAGATAATCAGCGAGTGAGAGGTCATCTGCTTTCTTAATTCTAAATCTTAACTGACGTGCCTCTTGTCGTGCTTCAATAGCCGGACGTTTAAATTCTCCTCCTGAAAGAGACAGCGTCAAGCGTCTATAAGAGCTACCTAGCCCCATTCTGAAAGGACCTGAGACCCTAGACTTCATTCCACCGTATATTTCGGTTTTGCGGGAGTGTAAAACTTCTGCCGAGAGATTCTCCCATATCAAGAGCGGAGCTTCCACGCAGGCAGCATGCCTTAGCTCCCACTTCTCAGTTCAGATACGCTTCTTTAGCCTGTATTATTTATCCGAGAAAGCACACCCCcatggagctggaggaggttgagtcGATGTAACGAGACTTCTAAGCATGATTAACGGCGATACATATTGCGCTTTCGATGCTGTTATATACCGAGGAATACCACGTTGGGGTTTTCGTCGATACCTCAGAGGGTTTCTCATAGCAGCTTCATGTTTGTATGATGAGTTAGGGTTGAATTGTGCTATAGCTCTGAAGGGTGGGCTTTTGGCTGGCTATAGTGTTAgttttatagtatattgtGGGGTATTGGCTAATCAGATGTCTTCGATATCTTGTTAAATCTATGAAAAAGTATCAGATGTGTCTTTGATGTATCTTGATCCGAGGTAATTTGATTTCTTCGTGTCATGGAAGAGAGGTTTTCTGgttgagaagaagggggtggttggatAGGAttgggaagaagatggaggaagttgaaagGGCTTTTATATCAAGGGCCCGTCTATCACTTGTATGATATGTGAATTAGGATATTTGCTCTATCACTCTTTCTATTCCCCAATCTCTGGCAAATTCACATCAGTGAAGAATATACTGCGAATGCAAGGAGGCATTAAATGCCGCATTTAGCAATGCACTAACTGCGAAGAGCTAGCCGCGGCTCCTTGCAGATCGCGATAACCTTAGATAAGAGTGGGTTTAGTGGTTTACACATAcagtagtagaagatgaACCAATATATTTGTTGCTTATAATCAATACTCCATTAGCCACCTAGGTATAGATCCCGTCCGCCGTTTGTAGTAACGCCAATAACATCCCAAACGCCCTGACCAGTCCGAAGACAAACCAAACTCCTAAatatattcatcatcatccatagATCCATCGTCATCCCACGAGGATGCTCGGCCAGACATATCCTCAACTTCCACCTTTAACTCAGGAACTGGTTGTGGAACAATCGGCTGTCCCTTTCCAGGCCACAACTTCGgcggggagaagaagcctcGAGACGTAGCTTCGGCCGTTGGGATATTGATCGTACGACCATGTATGCGGATCTCGCCGGTCAAATTGACCGGAATaggctcttcttccacgTACCCGTCCCAGAAGCCCAGCATCTGTGCAATA
It contains:
- a CDS encoding uncharacterized protein (COG:S;~EggNog:ENOG410PR6N), yielding MSFLARIAPAARTASLSLRPTTTPALSVGATRSISATARRDKGPIDATKETLKKADRKVSDAAVKGIEVGENAAEKVKGTVSSTASEAKAKTDELSGEASQVAGKGKGKAEETLGTAKGKAQEAAGEVKGKAKETAGRF
- a CDS encoding alpha/beta hydrolase (CAZy:CE10;~COG:V;~EggNog:ENOG410PIXW;~InterPro:IPR002168,IPR033140,IPR029058,IPR013094;~MEROPS:MER0034960;~PFAM:PF07859;~go_function: GO:0016787 - hydrolase activity [Evidence IEA]), translating into MSKLDNPLGLLAAILVRVPLIFKTILLHAIRMSPVTGKQDLRTELTVAIIRSFLVFSSPVGKQQRDSMRDPGIKGPMWVSKVTFPKPEEDVQDAVIKAIEDLKKGDETYNIPGVTPLEAEWTGYRSGVHKNAPQPDISEEAKYEELKKEAKEDMVILYLHGGAYFLCDPCTHRPLVAQLSKRTSARVLSVRYRLAPQNPFPAALVDALTAYLALVSPPPGSLHEPVAPNKIIVSGDSAGGNLCLVLLQTLLTLRRVCPTVRFHGRDVPIELPAGLAISSPWCDITRSMPSVHHNSVYDFLSPPTQDPETAYRPLAVPEDDVWPVKPPRVDLYTNASALLHPLVSPVAGRDEIWKGAPPVFISMGEEGLTDEGLVVARKMHRVGVPVIVEQFEGMPHVFGQVFLGTPSSRRFLDDTAQFCRDVMAGKITADTPTPAKITFIGYKLQSVREIPLETAVPLTDEEVDAVLEKGKQWRLEGEKLLEREWVEKAKL